A genome region from Leptidea sinapis chromosome 34, ilLepSina1.1, whole genome shotgun sequence includes the following:
- the LOC126974831 gene encoding uncharacterized protein LOC126974831, whose product MADKKIKLNITQMIQNSTKIEKLLTNSKKCATDKRTRGFLDSRMEILQDYWSSYSKSFETLSVSIDAETLQTDYNLVLEENFERTEEYYLELMTWLKDKLYELKEEKYEGLNSETSLEVSKMRPKLPPISIPQFSGDYSQWMSFRDLFRSLIHNDDRLTKIEKHHYLKSSLSGEAEQLLKNYSLTEANYDDAWKKLNERYENKRMIVNNILSRFLSQKALTTESAKGIKDLLDTSSQCLTSLTNLKVDSWNSIVVHILVSKLDIESHKLWEQSLENSTSIPTYEDLISFLEKRFRTMEMVNISQPPQRHTPKTVQQSPRATTAKSFATEVENTCTFCSQNHYICHCKGFASLPVPERQDFVKKNNICFNCLVKGHSVFNCRQSTVCKKCGRRHHTLIHFTSPKDDNAGDTAKERDSPKGNGTAGPKTSCNVSVNLKAETNDDLVILATAVVYVDSKNSGTYALRALVDQGSQGSFISEGAAQLLKLNRIPVNGKISGISNSSVVTTKSMVSLTVHSTKDNASTFKVNAYVLRKLTSLLPSREFPQDTWPLSMQLDLADPNFHKPGSIDILLGADVHAYILLEGLHKSNSLIALNSRLGWLISGRVSQTDSVAYEHNMVVMQTKVETDQLLRRFWEIEENLPHKKPMTDLEIQCEEHFKNTHTRNDVGRYIVRLPFKEDPPTNLGDAKPLAISRLQQMEKRFTRKPEFKEEYHTFLKQYESQGHMMMVPEKETETQKVYYLPHHAVLRSTSLSTKLRVVFDGSAAPEKGKSLNDELLIGCSLQQDIRDLITRWRQHKFCLVADIRQMYRRILVNNDDVDYQRIVWRESPTQPIKEYRLLTVTYGTSCAPFLAIRTLHQLAEDEKNDFPTEAEILKNDVYMDDLMTGASTVGQVVKLQKGLTELLARGGFPLHKWSSNSKVVLSQIPNVDKDSESAINIKVEDTIKTLGITWNSDADNFELNVNLNYCSTNSITKRYVLSTIAKSFDPLGWLTPAIIILKIFMQKLWLAGLDWDEELPTDLKVEWNTYLDRFTHTENIQFPRWFGVSDDTTKRELHGFSDASCTAYAAVVYLRVLGNEGEVKVYLVIAKSKVAPVKQISVPRLELCGAVLLAKLIQHVKTILNIPDDDVFTWTDSTIVLAWLRKTPNTWTTFVANRTSEILTLTNSNQWHHVCSANNPADLASRGTFPNDLQQSNLWWSGPQFLHDTDGFELSPVDIPSTDLEMKATTKILCNVNFIEKDDAISYLKRFSTLSKLIRVTAYCCRYFNLLKVKITKNPVTKAIYLSADELDDALNRCIKLSQSISFRDEISHLSSEKQVPKSSKIYVLHPFIDDDGIVRVGGRLANAEISKDMKNPIILSGNCFLSKLIVSNAHLKSLHGGHQLTLNVIRQKFWILRVKNLVKSTIQKCIPCYKQKATPNVPFMANLPKFRVKPSRPFLTSGVDFCGPFTMKLYPGRCKRTCKSYVCLFVCTVTKAIHLELVTDLTSAAFIAAFRRFTARRGHCKEIWSDHGTNFVGASRELDLAFKDSQSLTVTEVSELLANDRTQWKFIPPRAPHFGGIWESGVKSIKGHLKRVIGQTFLTYEELTTLLSQVEACVNSRPLTLMNSTLDEPPLTPGHFLIGEPLIGVPEPSLLDVKLSPLNRWHIIQRMVQSLWSRWRNEYLTTLQHRYKWNTNQTDLPIGTVVLVKDDMLPPGKWLLGRIIQKHPGTDGITRVVTLKYKDSVFKRPIAKLCPLPLDEPDSL is encoded by the coding sequence ATGGCGGATAAAAAGATCAAACTAAATATCACACAGATGATTCAGAACTcaactaaaattgaaaaattactcacaaattcaaaaaaatgcgCTACTGATAAACGAACAAGAGGTTTTTTGGATTCACGGATGGAgattttacaagattattggTCTAGTTATTCCAAGTCTTTTGAGACTCTTTCTGTATCGATAGATGCTGAAACGTTACAAACAGACTACAATCTTGTCTTAGAGGAAAACTTTGAACGCACTGAAGAATATTACCTGGAGCTAATGACATGGCTTAAAGATAAATTGTATGAGCTAAAAGAGGAGAAATATGAAGGTTTAAACTCTGAGACTTCGTTGGAAGTTTCAAAGATGAGACCAAAACTTCCACCAATCTCCATACCACAATTTTCTGGCGATTACAGTCAGTGGATGAGTTTTAGAGATTTGTTTCGCTCTCTAATACATAATGATGATCGTTTGACTAAAATTGAGAAACATCATTATCTGAAGTCAAGTTTATCTGGAGAAGCTGAACAACTACTAAAAAATTACTCACTAACGGAAGCTAACTATGATGACGCCTGGAAAAAATTAAATGAGagatatgaaaataagagaatgatagtCAACAATATCCTCAGTCGTTTCTTAAGTCAAAAGGCATTGACAACTGAATCTGCAAAGGGTATAAAAGATCTTCTAGACACCTCTAGCCAATGTCTCACTTCCTTAACAAATTTGAAGGTCGATTCCTGGAATTCTATAGTCGTGCACATCCTTGTCTCAAAGTTGGACATTGAATCTCACAAACTTTGGGAACAATCATTAGAAAATTCCACAAGCATTCCTACCTATGAGGACCTTATAAGTTTTCTAGAGAAACGTTTCCGAACTATGGAAATGGTCAACATTTCACAACCTCCACAACGACATACTCCAAAAACTGTTCAACAATCACCGAGAGCAACAACTGCCAAAAGTTTTGCTACTGAAGTTGAAAACACTTGTACTTTTTGCTCACAGAACCACTATATTTGCCACTGCAAAGGTTTTGCCTCACTCCCCGTTCCTGAACGTCAAGATTTTGTTAAGAAAAACAACATATGCTTTAACTGCCTCGTGAAAGGTCACTCAGTATTCAACTGTAGACAAAGCACAGTCTGCAAAAAGTGTGGTCGTCGTCATCATACGTTAATTCACTTCACCTCTCCTAAGGATGACAACGCTGGTGATACTGCTAAAGAGAGAGATAGCCCAAAAGGAAATGGCACTGCTGGACCCAAGACTTCTTGCAACGTCAGTGTGAACCTGAAAGCTGAAACAAATGATGATCTGGTTATTTTAGCTACTGCTGTAGTTTATGTAGATTCAAAGAACAGTGGTACTTACGCATTGAGAGCTCTTGTTGATCAGGGTTCACAGGGTTCTTTCATTTCCGAAGGAGCTGCGCAGTTGTTAAAGCTTAATCGTATTCCAGTTAATGGCAAAATCTCTGGAATATCTAATTCATCGGTGGTAACTACAAAGTCCATGGTCTCACTTACAGTCCACTCCACAAAAGATAATGCATCCACTTTCAAAGTCAATGCATATGTTTTAAGAAAACTCACATCATTGTTGCCTTCACGAGAATTTCCACAAGATACCTGGCCTTTATCTATGCAGTTGGATCTGGCTGATCCAAACTTTCACAAGCCAGGGTCTATTGATATCTTGCTCGGTGCTGACGTGCATGCTTACATACTTCTGGAAGGCTTACACAAGTCAAATTCTCTTATTGCACTCAACTCTCGCCTTGGTTGGTTAATATCAGGCAGAGTTTCACAAACTGATTCAGTAGCGTATGAACACAATATGGTCGTTATGCAAACGAAGGTTGAGACAGATCAGTTACTCAGACGATTCTGGGAGATAGAAGAGAATTTACCACACAAGAAACCAATGACCGATTTAGAAATACAATGTGAAGAACACTTCAAAAACACTCACACTCGCAATGACGTCGGTCGTTACATAGTACGCTTACCATTCAAAGAAGATCCACCCACAAACCTTGGTGATGCTAAACCTCTTGCTATCAGCCGCTTACAACAGATGGAGAAACGTTTTACACGCAAGCCTGAATTCAAGGAAGAATATCACACATTTTTGAAGCAGTATGAATCACAAGGTCATATGATGATGGTACCTGAAAAGGAAACAGAAACACAGAAAGTATATTACTTACCTCATCACGCTGTTCTTAGGTCGACGAGTCTAAGCACGAAGCTACGTGTAGTTTTCGACGGAAGTGCTGCACCTGAAAAAGGAAAATCATTAAACGATGAACTTCTAATTGGTTGTTCTCTTCAACAAGATATTAGAGATTTAATAACTAGATGGAGACAACACAAATTTTGCTTAGTTGCAGATATTCGTCAGATGTATCGTCGGATTCTCGTAAATAATGATGACGTTGACTACCAGAGAATCGTATGGCGAGAATCTCCAACACAACCTATAAAAGAATATAGACTACTTACCGTTACGTATGGTACATCTTGTGCTCCATTTTTAGCCATTCGTACACTTCATCAACTGGCTGAAGATGAAAAGAATGATTTCCCCACTGAAGCTGAAATCCTGAAAAACGACGTATACATGGATGATTTGATGACGGGCGCATCCACAGTAGGACAAGTTGTGAAGTTACAAAAGGGCCTGACGGAGCTTTTGGCTCGTGGCGGATTCCCTTTACATAAGTGGTCATCAAACAGTAAAGTGGTGCTATCACAAATCCCAAATGTTGACAAAGACTCTGAAAGTGCCATAAATATTAAAGTTGAAGATACGATCAAAACATTAGGTATTACTTGGAACTCTGACGCAGATAATTTTGaacttaatgtaaatttaaattattgttctacTAATTCAATTACCAAAAGATATGTATTGTCCACAATTGCAAAATCTTTCGATCCACTAGGTTGGCTAACACCTGCAATTATCATACTTAAAATATTCATGCAAAAGCTGTGGTTAGCTGGCTTAGACTGGGATGAAGAATTACCTACTGATCTTAAAGTAGAATGGAATACTTACCTCGATCGTTTCACGCATACTGAAAACATTCAGTTCCCACGATGGTTTGGAGTTTCAGATGACACCACTAAGCGGGAGCTGCATGGATTTAGCGATGCTTCGTGTACTGCTTATGCTGCAGTAGTGTACCTTAGAGTTTTAGGGAATGAGGGTGAAGTAAAAGTTTACCTTGTTATTGCAAAATCTAAAGTTGCCCCAGTAAAACAAATTTCTGTTCCACGTCTTGAACTCTGTGGTGCAGTGCTATTGGCAAAATTGATCCAACatgttaaaactattttaaatatacccGACGATGATGTATTCACCTGGACGGACTCTACCATCGTTTTGGCATGGCTGCGTAAGACACCAAACACATGGACTACATTTGTTGCGAATCGTACATCAGAAATTTTAACTCTCACTAATAGTAATCAATGGCACCATGTTTGTTCTGCGAACAATCCCGCTGATTTAGCATCGCGTGGAACCTTCCCAAATGATCTGCAGCAGTCAAATCTATGGTGGAGTGGTCCTCAATTTTTACATGACACGGATGGATTTGAACTTTCCCCCGTTGATATTCCCTCGACAGATTTAGAAATGAAAGCTACTACcaaaatattgtgtaatgttaattttatcgAAAAGGATGATGCAATTTCTTATCTAAAACGATTCTCAACGCTGTCAAAATTAATTCGGGTTACTGCCTATTGTTGTCGTTATTTTAATCTACTCAAAGTTAAGATTACTAAGAATCCAGTTACTAAAGCTATTTATTTGAGTGCTGATGAACTTGATGATGCTCTTAATCGTTGCATTAAATTGTCACAATCCATTTCGTTTCGAGATGAGATCTCTCACTTGTCATCAGAGAAACAAGTTCCGAAATCGAGCAAAATATATGTACTTCATCCATTTATTGACGACGATGGTATTGTTCGGGTTGGTGGTCGACTTGCTAATGCAGAAATTTCAAAGGATATGAAAAATCCTATTATTTTAAGTGGTAATTGTTTTCTATCTAAACTTATCGTTTCAAACGCACATTTGAAATCTCTGCATGGAGGTCACCAATTAACTTTAAATGTCATACGACAAAAATTTTGGATTCTACGAGTAAAGAATTTGGTTAAATCGACAATCCAAAAATGTATACCTTGTTACAAGCAAAAGGCTACTCCCAATGTTCCATTTATGGCAAACTTACCTAAATTTCGTGTTAAACCTAGTCGCCCTTTTCTAACAAGTGGAGTAGACTTTTGTGGACCTTTTACAATGAAACTGTATCCTGGTAGATGCAAAAGAACCTGTAAAtcttatgtttgtttatttgtgtgtACCGTAACAAAAGCCATTCATCTAGAGTTGGTAACGGACCTTACTTCTGCTGCTTTTATTGCTGCATTTCGGCGTTTTACTGCTCGACGTGGTCACTGTAAAGAGATTTGGAGTGATCATGGAACGAACTTTGTAGGCGCGTCCCGTGAACTTGATCTGGCGTTCAAGGATTCACAATCTCTGACGGTTACTGAAGTTTCTGAACTTCTTGCTAATGATCGCACACAATGGAAGTTTATACCACCTCGTGCCCCACATTTTGGAGGTATTTGGGAGTCCGGAGTGAAAAGTATTAAAGGGCATTTAAAACGGGTTATAGGCCAAACTTTTCTCACATACGAGGAGCTAACTACTCTCTTATCTCAAGTTGAGGCTTGTGTCAATTCTCGTCCACTCACACTTATGAATTCCACTCTTGACGAACCTCCTTTGACACCTGGTCACTTTCTCATCGGAGAACCCTTAATCGGTGTTCCTGAGCCGTCTCTTCTCGATGTTAAACTCAGTCCGTTAAATCGATGGCATATAATTCAACGAATGGTGCAAAGCTTATGGAGTCGTTGGCGAAATGAATATCTCACGACCCTGCAACATCGTTACAAATGGAACACTAACCAAACTGATCTCCCTATTGGAACTGTTGTTTTAGTCAAAGATGACATGCTCCCACCAGGAAAATGGCTTTTGGGACGTATTATTCAGAAACACCCAGGAACAGATGGCATAACAAGAgttgttacattaaaatataaggataGTGTTTTTAAGAGACCAATCGCAAAATTGTGCCCTCTGCCTCTGGATGAGCCTGACTCCCTGTAA